Within the Cervus elaphus chromosome 13, mCerEla1.1, whole genome shotgun sequence genome, the region gggcgggctacagtctatggggtcgcgaagagtcggacacgaccgaagcgacttagcacacacgcaagcTGTTCCCTTCAAAGGAGTCAGCTGAGAGCCTGTGTACTCACAGGAATCTCTGCATCTGGGGCTTGAAAATGTGTCAGGATCGCCTGCTTGAACACTTGGCATGGTGACATGTTACTCACTGGTAGCAAATATTTGTCTACAGAGGATGGATGTAAATATTGGAAACAGTTAAATATCAGTGGGCCACAAGTTTGGTGAAAGAAGTGAGAGATAAGTTAGGCAATTAATCttttggtaaaaaataaaaaaaaaccaaggcCTAGAATCAAAGCAGACTGCTACTCTGATGTTTCTGAAAAATGGACTCTGACAGCTAAGCCCAAAAAGGATGCTCAAAAGATGTGTGTCTTGGCAGCATCCTAGGATCAAAGCTTGGGACCCAAAGGGACTACTGTGATGAAGCCAACGCTCACTTCTTCATAGGTTATGTTTATCTGCTGGCGACAACGGCCCGGCCCGGGGCTGGGAGAGCGCCGGGCCGGGAGGGCGGTGAGCAGGCGGCTCAGCTCTTCTTGCGCAGCTGGCTGTACTGCGCTCGGCCCAGGATGGGCTCCATGACGCTGGGCCGGAAGAAGCTGTCGCTGACCCGGCGCGTGGGCTTCTCGCGGGGCATGGCCGGGAAGGCGGCGCGCGGCAAGGTGGCCGCGTCCACCCGTTCCTCCGCGCCCGGGCCCCGAGTGCTCCGCAGGCTGCTGCGGGGCGGCGCAGGTCGCGGGGCGGGCTCCGGGCAGGCGGGCGGCGCCCCGGACCCTCTGCGCTCCGCCTCCCGGCGCTCGGTCTCGGCAGGAGGGTTGTCGATGTCCCGGAATTCGCTCTCGGGCTCCATCAGCGACAGCCTGGGGAGCTGAGGGCCCGGCAGCCACGTTAGGGCCCTGGGCTTGGCCCTTGTCCCTGCACCTCCCACCGCCCCGCGGTCATGCGCGATCCGGAGGGCACAGGCTGGGGTCGGACGGGGATGGAGGATGCCAGGGGAACCTGCCAAGGACGGCCACCCCTGCCGGTGTGCAAAATGCGGACCCCCAAGGCAAGGCAGACAGCCACCCTCTAGTTTCCAGACCCCGGGGTCCCCCTCAGAGGTCCCTCAGTGGGAGGtcagggactttcctgacccTTCCTTGGCCCAATTCCGTGAGCTAAGGACAACCCACACCTTGCCCCTGCCTGGGTCAGGGTACCCACATCTGGCTCCATTTTGGGTCCAAAGTGAAGGGAGCTCTCTGCCAAGACCCTTGTTTAAGCCTCTTGGTGAGAATGAGTGACTAGTAACCCATTCCCCAGCCCTACCCTCCCAGCCCTCCCACCCTCAGCTTGAAGGGGCCTCCTGCTCTGACCAGATCTCTAGTGCCTGCATGACCTGTTAACTCGCTCTGGGAAGGGACACAGGGACCCCCAAAGTGGTAGTAGGCACCCCCTGGGGTTTTCCTGCTGGGAACAGGTATTGGAATTGGAATGGGGGCAGCTGCTGTCCCCTGGAACACAGCCCACCCCCCAAGGGGTCCTGGAAGCCTCCCTCCAACACTTGCCCAGGGAGCAGCATGCaaacctgccaggcccctcagtTGGAAGCTGAGGGGTGAGAGCTGGGCCACTGGGGGCCCCAGACGAATGACTGGTGACCTCTCCAGCTGCAGGTAGGAAGGATGGGTGTGGGGGAAGGTCTCAGGCCAAGGCCACCGGTCTCTATATTCTTGGGGCTGCAGAGGGCCCCAGTCAAAGCCACAGTATGTCAGAATGTTTCTGGGGCACTGAGGATcagaggctggggaagggagagCCGCGCTGTTGCCCCTTCAGCCTAATCTGCTTTTCAGAGGGTGGGGGAggcgtgggggaggggaggagttggggctgggagggggcgcTCACCGGCACGTAGTGCACCACTGTGCCCACCACGTTGTCAGTAACACCCTTCAGGGCGTCGGACAGGGACATGGCCCTGCTCTTGCTTGAGGAGGTGGCCCGGGCCGGCGTGAGGTGCAGCGTCCTCCCCGCCATGGCCAGCACAGCCGCCGGTGCCCACATCACGACTGAGACGGTGCTCTGGAGGGCCTTCTGCAGGGTGTGCGCCACGCTGCCCAGGAGGCCCTGCGGGCCGGGCATGACTGCTCCCTGGTGACCAGAGCAGGGTCAGTGCCTCCACAGCAACTCCCCTGACCCGTCCCCTCCTCACCATCCCCGGAGCTAGAGGCGGAAGAATCTGGACActaaattgggaaaaaaaactatCGGCCTGGCTCTTGGGCAGGTCGCCTCTGcgctctgaacctcagtttctccatctgcaaaatggggatgacagTCTCTGTCCTGCCTATTTGatggggttgttgtgaggatctGTGGGGAGAACTATTAGCCGGGTGctcaggggtgaggggaagggggcTGCACCCACGCACAcgcccctgggcctgggggcagACAGCCTTGTGTCAGCCCGGGCCTCTGCTTCCCACCCCCTCAGGGGTTCCTGCACACGCCCTCCGCCTGCGCTCTCCCCGGTACCTCACTGAGCTTGCTCTCCTcggccgcctcctcctcctcctcctcggtcTCCTCCCCCTCAGTGTCCGTGTGGTCCTCGTGGTGTTGTTCCCGGGCGGCTGCGAGGCTGCGCAGCCAGGGCACCCGCACCTCGCTCTGCCGCCGCGACACCACCTGCATGGCCGCCGACGCGCCCCACTGGGCCAGGCTGCTCTGAGGGCAGGAAGGCGGCGGTTCGCTGGCTTCACCGCCCCTGCCAGAGGCCAGGCAGCCCCAGCAGGCAAAGCCCCGCATCCCCAGGGTCAGGGTAGGGGGAGGCGAGCTGGGCCTGGCCCCAGCGGACTGTTCCAACTTTTTACAGAGTGGTAACTTACACCCACTGAGGTGCACACGGCTTTAGTGTACAGCTCTGGGAATTTTCAGAAACACGCGAGTGTGACCAGTACAGATCAAGATAGAGACCATTTTCAACACCCCAGAAAACTCTGTGCCCCTCACCCAGTCAGTATTGCCTCAGGGGACCACATACTGGCCTCCACCACCAAGCATTAATTCTACCCGTTTGTGAATGGACTCACACATGTTTTCTTTCATGCATAGCTTTTGTTCAATGTTATGTTGTAAGAGTCACCCACATTACCAAGTagtttctccttttcatttctgtgtcACACTCCACTGAATAAATATACCAAAATTTACCTATTCTACcgctgatggacatttgtgttgtttccagttCTTAGCTAAGGGTAAAGCTGATAGTAGCATTTCCAACATGTCGTTGGGGGATATAAGCTCTCCTCTCTGTTGGGTGGAGTTGCTGAGTCATAGGGGATGTGTGTGTTTAGCTTTCAGAGGTACTCCTTGCAGTTCTTTAGAGAGTGAGAAAAATCAAGTGGGCCAGAGGGTCCTATGGGAGGACACCGGCCTGGGCGGGTGGGCAGGTGACGCTGAGGCAAAGCCTGGCTCACTGCAGACCCCCAGGAGGCCCCACAGTCTCCTTGTTATACAACCTTAGGGGACACCATTATTTTCTGTGTAAATGGTGGTGTCTGAGGTTGTGCCGTAGAGTGGCCTCTGTCCGCTATGGGCTAGGCTAGGGCGCAGGAGTTAGTCTAGCCCCCATGGGGAAGTGacccccagtgcaggggacaggggagAACTACTGCTCCCTACAGGGCCAGGCATGTGGTGGGCTCTCAGCAAACATTTGCTGGAATGAATGAGCCAGGTTTGACAGTGCTTTTAAAAGTACCACCCTCATGATGGCTGAAAAGTGGTTATCTTGTTCACTGACCTTTATGctgtaatgtttttatttccttttttagtgggggcagggggcttaGTTTCTTATTAAAGTTCCTATGAAAAAAAATCCAGGCTATCCCTGCTAAAATACACAGAGAGTGTGGTGTGGGGGGGAGTAAGCCCTGTCTGGGGCTagaaaagacaatttttccagaGGTGCAGTGGGATGCCCATTAGAAGCCTCTAGAAGGGAAACCAGAAGCCTGGGGTCAATCAGGGATATGGCCCAGCTGGGGCTCTCTGCCCCACAGGAGGGCTTTGGTGCCTTGCACCTTGCTTATTCAGAGGTGACACTCCCTAGTGCCTACAGAGAAGATGGGTGGGGGGAGGTCTCTGATTTCTCCCAAGAAGGTTGGGGGATAGAGTGGAACCTAGAGGGAGAATGGGAGAGACagaaggggctggggtggggcaggatgATCCTAACAAGCAGGCTTGCCCTCTTCTCCCCTTGCATCCTAGAGGGTTAACCCTCCACCCCACCTAAGGTCTCTTATCCTTAGACCTAAAATtccacccaccccccatcccGGCTGGAAGACAGGGTGTTCTCAGGACAGGAGGTGGAATTGGATAGGGGATGGGAGGGACCAGGAGGTCCACAGGGTTCCCAGGCCACGGCAACTCGGGGCAGACACTCACCAGAGGCGCCACACCTGGGATCCACATGGCCAAGGCCTGGCCCTGTTTCAGTGCCCGGGCTGTGGTCTGGAAGGTGTGTCTAGAGAGAGTGTTGGCCAGGGCCCCAACCCTGCTCATGAGGCTTGGCTTGGCCTGTGGAGGTTTCTGGGCATCCTGGAGTCCTGGGGCAGGGGCTAGGTGGGAGTTgcggggggaaggagaggaaagcagaTCAGAGAGGGGCTGGACAAAGCTGGGTGGTGTCTAGGGTTGGAAAAGGATCACCCTACTCCAACACAAGCTCACTGGAAACTTGAGGAAGTCACTTTCCCCACTAAAAGATAGGGAGAGGGGCCAAATGAAAGTGGAGGCCTCTGGGAGTCCTGCTGGGCCCTCCCCGCTCCATAGCAGTGGCTGCGTGCccagtcactgcagtcgtgtccgactctgtgaccctaaggactaaacccatcaggctcctctgtccatgggattctccaggcaagaatactggtatgggttgccatgccctcctccaggggatctttccaacccaggaatagaacctatgtctcctgcattgcaggtggattctttaacttctgagccaccagggagagcaGTGGCTAGATGAGCCCTGGCTGCCTCTTCCTAATCCCCAAGCAGCAGGGCAAGGGTGGGGGGGATCTCCCTTTCCAGCACCCCCCACAATGGCAGATACCTGACTCTTCAttggctggagggaggaggaactCTACCATCTTCTCGACACCACCCAAGGCCAAGTCGGCCCCTCCAGAAGCCAGCCGGCCAGCTCGGGTGTTGGCAGCATACTCGGCAGTGTCTCTGGCCATCCCCCAGGCGAGCTCACAGCCAGCCAGAGCGGCCCCTAGGACTTTGTCTGAAGTGCTGGCAATGGGCACGCTGATGCTGTTCCTGGCGCTGCGAAGGCGGGTGGAGATGGTGTCCTTCAGCTCAGAGGCGATCTGGTGGAAGCGGGGATGGGGAGTCAGGCGTGAGGCTCTGGCAGGGCCTACATCCCGCTTCAGGAAAGCCTCATATAAAGGCCTAGGGGACTGGCGCCAGTATTGGGGCACCTTGATTAAGCTGAACTTTAAAGGGAAAGGGCTCCAGTCCTTTCTGTGCCAACCACTTAGATCTCCTGGCTTCTCTGCACCCCATTTCTGCCTGTCGAGGTGCTAATCACCCTTCAAGAATCACCCCAGTGACCACCTTCTTGATAACACTTGTCCTCATATCCTCAAGGCACCTCTCCACTGTATCTTCTGTCCTGACCCCAGAGCATTCCTCACATTCCCATCTGTGCCTAGGTGAACGTACGGATGTGGCTGGCCTTCATACAGGTTCTGCACTGAAACAATGTCTTTCTCTCCTTTgactttttgccttttaatactgTTCCTTGGGTTCCtgaatgttccttggaaggacaggTGCTGACGCtaaagctccactactttggccacctgatgcaaagaaccaactcattggaaaaggccctgatgctgggaaagattgagggcaggagaagggaacaacagaggatgagatggttggatggtatcactgactcaatggacaagagtttgagcaaactccaggagacagtgaagacagggaagcctggtgtgctgcagtccaggggtgtcaaagagtcagacacaactgagtgactgaacaacaactccttTGACTTGGGAGCTTCTTTGTGACAAAGGCTTTGCCCTTTATCTGGAAAAATAAGTGAAGAGCAAGGCCTCAGAGCTGAACAGCGCTGCTCTCCTGTGGCCTCCATTTCAGGCTATGTGGTCAGGGGGAAGTCACTAGTTTTCTCTGTCAAATGGGGATACCACCCCTATCCCAGAaggttgaaagtgttagttgctcagttgtgtccgattctttgtgaccccatggactgtagcctgccagactcctctgtccatgggattctccaggcaagaatactggggtggggtgccattccctcctcaaggggatcttcccgacccagggatcaaacctgggtctcctgtattacaggcagattcttgaccatctgagccaccagggagaaagAGGATTAAAGGAGAGGACTCTATAAATCACATGTCATAACTCCTGGCATAGGATAGGGCTCACTCAGTAAATGTGAGATGAGTGGTAGTTTATCAGTGAGATGGATGAGGTCTGAGACCGAAATGAATTCCCCTAAAGCACCAAACCTGGCCCTTACCAAGGCAAATACCCAATGAGTAGGTATCCAGGTGAAATGACTTTTTCAATCTCATGGTTCTTAAGGTGTTGGATTGTGAAGACATGGGACTGCAATCCTGAGATCTGGTGAGTGTGACCCATGATCTTAGGTGTCTGTAGCCACCAAATGGTCTGATGTAGGCCCATGGGGTATCTCACAGAGGGGGGATCAGAAGCAGTGGCCCCCACCCCAAGCTCCTGTATGAGTCTGCCTCTGGCCTGTGCCTGCTGGTTTCAGAAAGCCTGCCTTGATCTGGTCCCACAGGGAGAGGAAGAAGCCCGTTGTGCACTTTTGGGGGCAGGCAATGGCCACCAGCCTGGAAAGGCATTTGCCACGCCGTCCTGCATCATGGGCTCATGCCTGCTCCTCCGCTGAGGGGCAGTGACAACAGAAGGTGGAAGTgctggagaagaggggaggggctCACCTTTTCAGGAGGATACTGGAGGGCGGGGATCTTTTCCTCCAGGTGGTCCAGGCCTCGGCAGGCCAGTTCGTTGGCAGCTACAACTGGAAGCAAAAGGCCATGGTGGGGTGAGCCCTGCCTTCACTGTGAAGACCTAGCAGGGGCCTCTGTGCCGAGTAAGGCATCTTGGAGCCCTCAAAacccccagccctgccacctCCAAAGCACCGGGCAGCCTGAGGCCCTCTGCCACCATTGGCCCCCATCCAATGTGACTCCTTGAGACCAAGAAGTCTTCCCTCTGGGTAGAAGCTCTGCAGTCATGCAGACCTGTTCTCAGAGCCTGGCGCCTGCGTCTGCagtgtgacttcaggcaagtcaCAACCTGGCTGAGCCTCAACTTCCTTATTTGTCAAGTGTGGATTAATATGGACAAGCCCTGCAGGGTTGTTATGAGGAGGAAGTGACAGAACCTATGGGAATCACCAACGGATCTTGGTCTCTCGTTCTCCTATGACCCCTGTCTGGGTGAGCGCTGGGTGAACACAACAGGGGAAAGCAGAAGTGGCAGCGGGGAAGGAAAGGCAGTCAGGCCCTAAGGGAAGACCTTGGTGGGAGCTGGCCTGGTACCACTCAGGTCCAGAGATGACAGCTGGTCTAGAGTTCCAGATAGTCCATGGCCCTTCATTTTAACCTTCAGGAGTGAGATGGTCAACAGTGGGAAGAGGGTCAcagggaagagaaaggggcaAGTGACAGAGGATGCCAATGCTCCTGGAAGACATGACCCAGGGGCTGCTGAGGACATCAGCTCTGCAGCCATGATCATGGAGATCACAGTTTCAAAGGATACCTACATCTTCTCTTTCACATATTCTTTCTCCAGGTATCTTAGGTTTTCACAAAATTCTCAAACAGCAGAGAGAGCCCAGATGACTCAGCTGACTTCTGATATTGGGCCAAATGAGACCCAGGGAGATTTAAGGAGCTTGCAGGCAGGGAGGTGGGCCCGGGCCCAGGCCCAGGTCTTCTTTGTATCTGTCCTCTCCTGTTTGCTGTGCCGAATCCACGGGTACCCATAACTCTCTTCAGGATGGTGGAAAGTCCTAGACTGCTGGAATTTCCCTCAGTCCTATCAAGAGCTGTGCCAGGGAGACCATATTTTCAAATTAGGCAGAACAAATTGAACAGGGGCAGGCCTGGTAAGCTGTCCTCCACCTTCAGGTCCCTGGCTGGCAGCTCTCTTCTGCCGCTGCCTGTCATGGGACCAGTACCATCACTGCAGGACCCAGAGGGCTTCCCCTCTTCCTCCActccccccagccctgccaggcCAGCCCTCCTGCCCACTGGCTCTGTGCCAGACTCTTccagtttctgctgctgctggatCTGGAGCTAAACTGTGTGTCTGGCCTGCTGTATGCCCCAcaccccccactgcccaccccatAACTCTGtccaccccttctcctgccaatTATCATCCTAGGAAAATGCCAACTGGATCAGAGAGGAGGCATTATAGATGAGATGAGACCTATGTCTATATCTCTCTCTCAGTAATGTGCTTGcatgctaaatctcttcagttgtgtccaactctttgtgaccccatggaccacagtcctccaggctcctctggccaggggattctccaggcaagaatactggagtgggttgccatgccctcctccaggggatcttccagatcaagggatcgaacctgtgtctcctgtattggcaggcagtttctttaccattagcgccataTATCTACATCTAAATCATCTGTGTCTATAAATGAAACAACTATGTAATGAGATATAGAGAGTTAGGAAGGTAGTCAGACACAAACAAAAAGGCAAACAGACAAGCTGGTTATCAGACAGACTGGCAGACAGGTAAAAGACTGGCAGGCAGGCAGCCTCCGAGTGCCACGAGGACTCACACTGGGTGGACAGCCTGCGGACCACTGGCTCCATGCTCCAGGCCGCCAGGCTGCTGGCGCCCTGCACGCCCTTCTCGTAGGCATTGCATACAGAGGCCACCAGggggtgggcttccttggtgctgGCGTAGGTCTTCTGGAAGCACTCACAGGTGCCGCTCACCACCGGCAGCTGCAGGACCCGCTGCAGCACATTCTCCTGCTCCTGGCATGGAAGGAAAGCAGCGAAAGAAATCAGCCCACCTCCTTCTCCTACCTCCTGGGGAGGCAGTCTCAGAGCTGCGGTGCCCACTAGCGCTGGCCTGGGTCCAGGTGACCTAGGAGGAATCCAGAATAGAGAGGCCTCTGCAGGCCCCACAGGAAGCATAAGAGCCGGGTAGCCGCGCTCTCCTGGTCATAGTCCTGGCTCTGGAGAGCTCCTGGGGTGGCCTCCATCCTCCAGGGGCCACCCCACCCTGCAGCCACTCAACCTGAACTTCATGGCCAGGAATGAGTGCGCCGGTGCACCTGTCTAGAGCTTTGGTCCACCGTGGATTGGGAGCTTCACCTGAACATCTTTCGGGTCTTTCTGGGACacacctccctgcctccagtgCTGGTCCCGCTGCCTGGGGtgctccccttccctcccacagTCCTTTCTGTCTGGCAGAAGACACAGCTTGAGCACCGTTTCCCCTGAGAAGCTTCCCGGCCCTCCCTCACGTCAGAGGTCACCACCTTCCTCCCTGGGATGTGTCCGCACTCAAACACGGTGCTGCGCTGGTGCTGGCCACCTCTGCACTCGGCTCCATCCCGGGAGGCTCTCACCAGTGTGTCTCGGGGCCTCACCCAAAGCCGCCAGTCATGTTAGCTGAACAGGTGACAGGGCTGCACCTAAGGTGTTCAGATCTGCCCAACTGGACAGAATGACAGAATCCTAGGCCTCCGGGGGCCTCTGAAACAAGAGTGCTCTTCCCATATCCCTCTGGGAGGCTTGCATTTGGACTTCTCAAATGGAGCTCACTCCTCATAGAGTGGCCTATGCCCCTCCTTGGACAGCGTGGCTGAACCGGcatccacccccacccacagctCCACCCGCTGCCCTGTGGAACAATGCTGAGCACATCTATTTCATCATTCATGGGCTGGCCTTTCACACACTTGAAGATAAGCATCTCTGCCTTTAGCAGTTCCTTCTGTATTCTAAATAGCTCTAGTTCCTAACTTAGCTTATAAACGACTCAGTGCCCTGATCTGCTAATTCCATCCTCTGCACACACTACATCTTGACATAGCCTTTATAGCACTCAAGCTTGAAGACAGCATTCCAGGTGTGATCTGAATGTGTGGGGTCCAGTGAGACATCACCTCTCATTACTGGGATGCTAGGCTCTTATTAATGCATTCTAACTTTGGCAGCAGGCACATAATTAAACTTTGGATCAGCTAGGAAActtacttaaaataaaaaaaaaagtggtctttgagtaaaaaaaaaaaaaaaagcagattctaGTCTTGCAGAGAGAGACAATATTTACTCAGTGCCATTATGCTCCAGGCACTGATTGAGGTGCTTCAGTAACATAACCTCATGTAACACTAACAGCAACCCTCTGAGGTCAGCACTGTCACCAGCACTTTGCCAGTGAGGAGACAAAGACTCAGAGATGTGAAGTGACTTACCCAACaacacacagctaataagtggcagagccaggcttCCAACTCAGGCCTGAAATTGCAAATCTgtgatttgcttcaaaataacatAAGATGGGTGAAAGAATGGGTGAGGAGAAGGCAgtatgtccctgggattctgttGCTGGGGCTGGTGAAGGGTATTGtatatttctgtctcttcttAGGAATATTAGGAATTCTCCACATAAACATCCCAAGTCTGGCTCAGATGTTCAGGTTCTTTTTGTAGTTTTGAATTTGTACTGCTACATAGTTTTTCTCCAGAGGG harbors:
- the PLIN1 gene encoding perilipin-1, whose translation is MAVNKGPTLLDGDLPEQENVLQRVLQLPVVSGTCECFQKTYASTKEAHPLVASVCNAYEKGVQGASSLAAWSMEPVVRRLSTQFVAANELACRGLDHLEEKIPALQYPPEKIASELKDTISTRLRSARNSISVPIASTSDKVLGAALAGCELAWGMARDTAEYAANTRAGRLASGGADLALGGVEKMVEFLLPPANEESAPAPGLQDAQKPPQAKPSLMSRVGALANTLSRHTFQTTARALKQGQALAMWIPGVAPLSSLAQWGASAAMQVVSRRQSEVRVPWLRSLAAAREQHHEDHTDTEGEETEEEEEEAAEESKLSEGAVMPGPQGLLGSVAHTLQKALQSTVSVVMWAPAAVLAMAGRTLHLTPARATSSSKSRAMSLSDALKGVTDNVVGTVVHYVPLPRLSLMEPESEFRDIDNPPAETERREAERRGSGAPPACPEPAPRPAPPRSSLRSTRGPGAEERVDAATLPRAAFPAMPREKPTRRVSDSFFRPSVMEPILGRAQYSQLRKKS